A part of Aegilops tauschii subsp. strangulata cultivar AL8/78 chromosome 2, Aet v6.0, whole genome shotgun sequence genomic DNA contains:
- the LOC109768148 gene encoding F-box/LRR-repeat protein At3g26922 isoform X1 has product MEDGNREDVLSNLPDHILLTILDRLNVRDAARTCVLSRRWQQLPAMLSQIKLDVLDFLPEGTTACYEREIVRINGAAVEATKSIMSRRDPSRNTIHLLSMKFFLRDNDTISIGHAVGQIMATHKVETAQFAILTEAHYSRRGDDDLVYYGRNFMLFFEACPGAFGGLTRLKLQDLRFGKSDICNVLLTCKQLKHLRMFNCNSGVWTTLQVEHLELGELEIVNCSFRKVVLISLPKLTQMAFHGWIAFQDPLSVGDVPLLETVDLTNVCLSSHKMVKLSEFLGGTSVRNLRLGFESEKIWVQPEHLTRQLAAVFCQLTFVHMAEIPEGYDLSWSLFILEPAPNLKELYLTVWDHLCTMETDREKRRALSYSIRKGLRWESSASRFQHRSLETLVIFGFESKEYMLTHVRCVMEAAVNLKNVFLYNRLACEMCRDNPPPSSFPFAETKKLLVEKIITSGIDSAASIHFLSGEAIWASHVAKKNFP; this is encoded by the exons ATGGAG GATGGTAATCGAGAAGACGTGCTTAGCAACTTGCCTGATCATATTTTGCTCACCATTCTTGACCGGCTCAATGTTCGCGACGCTGCAAGAACATGTGTCCTCTCCCGACGGTGGCAGCAGCTCCCTGCTATGCTCTCTCAAATTAAGTTAGACGTTTTGGATTTCCTCCCTGAGGGAACAACTGCATGCTACGAACGCGAAATTGTTCGAATCAATGGAGCTGCGGTTGAAGCAACAAAGAGCATCATGTCACGCAGGGATCCAAGCCGAAACACCATCCACCTCCTGTCCATGAAGTTCTTTTTGAGAGACAATGACACCATATCCATTGGACATGCTGTTGGCCAGATCATGGCTACCCACAAGGTTGAGACAGCCCAATTCGCAATTTTGACAGAGGCGCATTACTCCCGCCGCGGCGATGATGATCTGGTCTACTATGGGAGAAATTTTATGTTGTTCTTTGAAGCTTGCCCGGGTGCATTTGGTGGTCTCACGCGCCTCAAACTGCAGGATTTGAGATTTGGTAAATCAGACATCTGTAATGTCCTCCTTACCTGCAAGCAACTAAAACACCTACGCATGTTCAATTGCAACTCAGGGGTTTGGACCACACTGCAAGTTGAACACCTGGAGCTCGGTGAGCTTGAGATCGTTAATTGTTCATTTAGAAAAGTCGTGCTCATCTCCCTCCCAAAACTCACACAGATGGCCTTTCATGGTTGGATCGCTTTCCAAGATCCACTATCAGTTGGTGATGTACCATTGCTCGAGACTGTAGATCTCACCAATGTTTGTCTTAGTAGCCACAAAATGGTCAAGTTAAGTGAGTTTCTTGGCGGCACCTCTGTGCGTAACCTGAGGTTAGGATTTGAGAGCGAAAAG ATTTGGGTGCAACCAGAACATCTGACGAGACAGCTGGCAGCCGTGTTCTGCCAGCTAACTTTTGTGCATATGGCTGAAATTCCAGAAGGGTATGACCTCTCCTGGTCATTGTTCATTCTTGAACCTGCGCCCAACTTGAAGGAGCTATATTTGACG GTGTGGGATCATTTGTGTACAATGGAAACGGAcagggagaagaggagggcacTCTCGTATAGCATAAGGAAGGGTCTAAGGTGGGAATCATCTGCATCTCGTTTCCAGCACCGGAGTCTGGAAACGCTAGTAATCTTTGGTTTTGAATCTAAAGAATACATGCTGACGCATGTCAGGTGTGTCATGGAAGCCGCGGTGAATCTAAAGAATGTGTTCCTATACAATAGGCTGGCCTGTGAGATGTGCCGCGACAACCCTCCGCCGTCCAGCTTCCCCTTTGCTGAGACTAAGAAGCTTTTGGTGGAGAAgataattaccagtgggatcgaTTCAGCTGCCTCAATTCACTTCCTGTCCGGCGAAGCTATATGGGCTTCTCATGTTGCAAAGAAGAACTTCCCATAG
- the LOC109768148 gene encoding F-box/LRR-repeat protein At3g26922 isoform X2: MEDGNREDVLSNLPDHILLTILDRLNVRDAARTCVLSRRWQQLPAMLSQIKLDVLDFLPEGTTACYEREIVRINGAAVEATKSIMSRRDPSRNTIHLLSMKFFLRDNDTISIGHAVGQIMATHKVETAQFAILTEAHYSRRGDDDLVYYGRNFMLFFEACPGAFGGLTRLKLQDLRFGKSDICNVLLTCKQLKHLRMFNCNSGVWTTLQVEHLELGELEIVNCSFRKVVLISLPKLTQMAFHGWIAFQDPLSVGDVPLLETVDLTNVCLSSHKMVKLSEFLGGTSVRNLRLGFESEKIWVQPEHLTRQLAAVFCQLTFVHMAEIPEGYDLSWSLFILEPAPNLKELYLTVWDHLCTMETDREKRRALSYSIRKGLRCVMEAAVNLKNVFLYNRLACEMCRDNPPPSSFPFAETKKLLVEKIITSGIDSAASIHFLSGEAIWASHVAKKNFP; the protein is encoded by the exons ATGGAG GATGGTAATCGAGAAGACGTGCTTAGCAACTTGCCTGATCATATTTTGCTCACCATTCTTGACCGGCTCAATGTTCGCGACGCTGCAAGAACATGTGTCCTCTCCCGACGGTGGCAGCAGCTCCCTGCTATGCTCTCTCAAATTAAGTTAGACGTTTTGGATTTCCTCCCTGAGGGAACAACTGCATGCTACGAACGCGAAATTGTTCGAATCAATGGAGCTGCGGTTGAAGCAACAAAGAGCATCATGTCACGCAGGGATCCAAGCCGAAACACCATCCACCTCCTGTCCATGAAGTTCTTTTTGAGAGACAATGACACCATATCCATTGGACATGCTGTTGGCCAGATCATGGCTACCCACAAGGTTGAGACAGCCCAATTCGCAATTTTGACAGAGGCGCATTACTCCCGCCGCGGCGATGATGATCTGGTCTACTATGGGAGAAATTTTATGTTGTTCTTTGAAGCTTGCCCGGGTGCATTTGGTGGTCTCACGCGCCTCAAACTGCAGGATTTGAGATTTGGTAAATCAGACATCTGTAATGTCCTCCTTACCTGCAAGCAACTAAAACACCTACGCATGTTCAATTGCAACTCAGGGGTTTGGACCACACTGCAAGTTGAACACCTGGAGCTCGGTGAGCTTGAGATCGTTAATTGTTCATTTAGAAAAGTCGTGCTCATCTCCCTCCCAAAACTCACACAGATGGCCTTTCATGGTTGGATCGCTTTCCAAGATCCACTATCAGTTGGTGATGTACCATTGCTCGAGACTGTAGATCTCACCAATGTTTGTCTTAGTAGCCACAAAATGGTCAAGTTAAGTGAGTTTCTTGGCGGCACCTCTGTGCGTAACCTGAGGTTAGGATTTGAGAGCGAAAAG ATTTGGGTGCAACCAGAACATCTGACGAGACAGCTGGCAGCCGTGTTCTGCCAGCTAACTTTTGTGCATATGGCTGAAATTCCAGAAGGGTATGACCTCTCCTGGTCATTGTTCATTCTTGAACCTGCGCCCAACTTGAAGGAGCTATATTTGACG GTGTGGGATCATTTGTGTACAATGGAAACGGAcagggagaagaggagggcacTCTCGTATAGCATAAGGAAGGGTCTAAG GTGTGTCATGGAAGCCGCGGTGAATCTAAAGAATGTGTTCCTATACAATAGGCTGGCCTGTGAGATGTGCCGCGACAACCCTCCGCCGTCCAGCTTCCCCTTTGCTGAGACTAAGAAGCTTTTGGTGGAGAAgataattaccagtgggatcgaTTCAGCTGCCTCAATTCACTTCCTGTCCGGCGAAGCTATATGGGCTTCTCATGTTGCAAAGAAGAACTTCCCATAG
- the LOC109768150 gene encoding elongation factor 1-alpha, with protein MVKEKSHLNIVVIGHVNSGKSTTTGHLICLLGGVDRLAIERLEKEAAEMNKRSFKYAWVLDKLKAERERGNTIDITLSKFETTNYLCTVIDAPGHRDFIKNMIVPPRLTVLFSSLTRPLVVLSLVSPRMGRPVSMLSLLSLLE; from the coding sequence ATGGTGAAGGAGAAGAGCCATCTGAATATTGTGGTCATAGGCCATGTCAACTCTGGGAAGTCGACCACCACGGGCCATTTGATATGCTTGCTTGGGGGCGTTGACAGGCTTGCAATTGAGAGGCTCGAGAAGGAAGCTGCTGAGATGAATAAGAGGTCATTCAAGTACGCGTGGGTGCTTGACAAGCTCAAGGCTGAGCGGGAGAGGGGTAATACCATTGACATCACACTCTCGAAGTTCGAGACCACCAACTACCTCTGCACGGTTATTGATGCCCCTGGTCACCGCGACTTCATCAAGAACATGATAGTACCTCCCAGGCTGACTGTGCTGTTCTCATCATTGACTCGACCATTGGTGGTTTTGAGTCTGGTTTCTCCCAGGATGGGCAGACCCGTGAGCATGCTCTCCTTGCTTTCACTCTTGGAGTGA
- the LOC109768148 gene encoding F-box/LRR-repeat protein At3g26922 isoform X3: MEDGNREDVLSNLPDHILLTILDRLNVRDAARTCVLSRRWQQLPAMLSQIKLDVLDFLPEGTTACYEREIVRINGAAVEATKSIMSRRDPSRNTIHLLSMKFFLRDNDTISIGHAVGQIMATHKVETAQFAILTEAHYSRRGDDDLVYYGRNFMLFFEACPGAFGGLTRLKLQDLRFGKSDICNVLLTCKQLKHLRMFNCNSGVWTTLQVEHLELGELEIVNCSFRKVVLISLPKLTQMAFHGWIAFQDPLSVGDVPLLETVDLTNVCLSSHKMVKLSEFLGGTSVRNLRLGFESEKIWVQPEHLTRQLAAVFCQLTFVHMAEIPEGYDLSWSLFILEPAPNLKELYLTVWDHLCTMETDREKRRALSYSIRKGLRLACEMCRDNPPPSSFPFAETKKLLVEKIITSGIDSAASIHFLSGEAIWASHVAKKNFP, from the exons ATGGAG GATGGTAATCGAGAAGACGTGCTTAGCAACTTGCCTGATCATATTTTGCTCACCATTCTTGACCGGCTCAATGTTCGCGACGCTGCAAGAACATGTGTCCTCTCCCGACGGTGGCAGCAGCTCCCTGCTATGCTCTCTCAAATTAAGTTAGACGTTTTGGATTTCCTCCCTGAGGGAACAACTGCATGCTACGAACGCGAAATTGTTCGAATCAATGGAGCTGCGGTTGAAGCAACAAAGAGCATCATGTCACGCAGGGATCCAAGCCGAAACACCATCCACCTCCTGTCCATGAAGTTCTTTTTGAGAGACAATGACACCATATCCATTGGACATGCTGTTGGCCAGATCATGGCTACCCACAAGGTTGAGACAGCCCAATTCGCAATTTTGACAGAGGCGCATTACTCCCGCCGCGGCGATGATGATCTGGTCTACTATGGGAGAAATTTTATGTTGTTCTTTGAAGCTTGCCCGGGTGCATTTGGTGGTCTCACGCGCCTCAAACTGCAGGATTTGAGATTTGGTAAATCAGACATCTGTAATGTCCTCCTTACCTGCAAGCAACTAAAACACCTACGCATGTTCAATTGCAACTCAGGGGTTTGGACCACACTGCAAGTTGAACACCTGGAGCTCGGTGAGCTTGAGATCGTTAATTGTTCATTTAGAAAAGTCGTGCTCATCTCCCTCCCAAAACTCACACAGATGGCCTTTCATGGTTGGATCGCTTTCCAAGATCCACTATCAGTTGGTGATGTACCATTGCTCGAGACTGTAGATCTCACCAATGTTTGTCTTAGTAGCCACAAAATGGTCAAGTTAAGTGAGTTTCTTGGCGGCACCTCTGTGCGTAACCTGAGGTTAGGATTTGAGAGCGAAAAG ATTTGGGTGCAACCAGAACATCTGACGAGACAGCTGGCAGCCGTGTTCTGCCAGCTAACTTTTGTGCATATGGCTGAAATTCCAGAAGGGTATGACCTCTCCTGGTCATTGTTCATTCTTGAACCTGCGCCCAACTTGAAGGAGCTATATTTGACG GTGTGGGATCATTTGTGTACAATGGAAACGGAcagggagaagaggagggcacTCTCGTATAGCATAAGGAAGGGTCTAAG GCTGGCCTGTGAGATGTGCCGCGACAACCCTCCGCCGTCCAGCTTCCCCTTTGCTGAGACTAAGAAGCTTTTGGTGGAGAAgataattaccagtgggatcgaTTCAGCTGCCTCAATTCACTTCCTGTCCGGCGAAGCTATATGGGCTTCTCATGTTGCAAAGAAGAACTTCCCATAG